In Geminicoccaceae bacterium, a single window of DNA contains:
- a CDS encoding succinylglutamate desuccinylase/aspartoacylase family protein: protein MTTPVEFDKPDISSLRRSHDGIDWITVIDSGKAGPHLVINALIHGNEISGPWSILRLIDSGLRPRIGKLSLSLANVAAFEAFDAGDPTATRFLDEDMNRLWMAEKLEGDGDSVELRRARELLPFYRTADFLLDLHSMQTPSPALTLSTMRRKGRQFATRMGCPKWIVADKGHANGTRLIDFDRFGDPHDSSVAVLVEAGQHWARSTLDESFACCLDAMRVAGLASEDDVAPLRPSIDRSGQKLVEVTHAVTIKTDRFAFHREFTGLEVVETAGTPIASDGDEPVLTPYDNCVLVMPSKRLQPGLTAVRLGRLQNRQTFETVD, encoded by the coding sequence ATGACCACTCCTGTCGAATTCGACAAGCCCGATATCTCAAGCCTGCGCCGAAGCCATGACGGTATCGACTGGATCACGGTCATCGACAGTGGAAAGGCCGGCCCGCATCTCGTCATCAACGCGCTCATCCATGGCAACGAGATTTCCGGCCCCTGGTCGATCCTTCGCCTGATCGACAGCGGCCTCCGGCCCCGCATCGGGAAACTCAGCCTGTCCCTCGCCAATGTCGCCGCCTTCGAGGCGTTCGATGCGGGCGATCCCACCGCCACCCGCTTCCTTGACGAGGACATGAACCGCCTGTGGATGGCCGAAAAGCTCGAAGGCGACGGCGACAGCGTCGAACTGCGTCGTGCCCGGGAGTTGCTGCCGTTCTACCGGACGGCCGATTTCCTGCTCGACCTGCATTCGATGCAGACGCCATCGCCCGCCCTGACCCTGTCGACCATGCGCCGCAAGGGCAGGCAGTTCGCCACGAGAATGGGTTGCCCGAAGTGGATCGTCGCCGACAAGGGCCATGCCAATGGCACGCGGCTGATCGATTTCGACCGCTTCGGAGACCCGCATGATTCCTCCGTCGCCGTGCTCGTGGAGGCCGGGCAGCACTGGGCACGATCGACACTGGACGAGTCCTTTGCCTGCTGTCTGGATGCCATGCGGGTTGCCGGGCTTGCCAGCGAGGACGATGTCGCCCCACTGCGGCCATCCATCGATCGCTCCGGCCAAAAGCTCGTGGAAGTGACACATGCCGTGACCATCAAGACGGATCGCTTCGCGTTTCATCGCGAATTCACGGGTCTCGAAGTCGTGGAAACGGCCGGCACGCCCATCGCCAGCGACGGTGATGAACCGGTGCTGACACCGTATGACAACTGCGTGCTGGTGATGCCGTCGAAACGATTGCAGCCGGGGCTGACGGCGGTCCGCCTCGGTCGACTGCAGAACCGCCAGACCTTCGAGACGGTCGACTGA
- a CDS encoding dihydrodipicolinate synthase family protein, which yields MALDLADPSASLFGILAPLVTPFNVDGTIDVDALTIQIEWLVNAGVAGLVVGHPMSQTATLDDDSWIAVARSTHDSLAGRRTFVVALATDNMPDAIRRARALRELNVDAMLAPPFETAGAADREAAARPFRDLFGHAGHPIIIDNGSMNCDVPDTAVSAKQLHAVMGSVAEVVGVCHRSTDFKAFADMMLDLPDDKVILGGFDPFLYSGLSLGAHGAVTALGAALPQVGVALHRAVRRGDHETARGVHECLLRLWNSLPVGRLAACIGYMQSCQGLPASGSDNASGALSDRLKSGIDRELDPMLAMLGHVRTAA from the coding sequence ATGGCTCTTGATCTGGCCGATCCATCCGCGTCCCTTTTCGGGATCTTGGCTCCCCTTGTCACACCATTCAACGTCGATGGCACGATCGATGTCGACGCCCTCACGATCCAGATCGAATGGCTTGTGAACGCCGGAGTAGCTGGCCTCGTCGTCGGCCATCCCATGAGCCAGACCGCGACGCTCGATGACGATAGCTGGATAGCGGTGGCCCGGTCCACCCATGACAGCCTTGCGGGCCGGCGTACGTTCGTCGTTGCTCTCGCGACCGACAACATGCCGGACGCGATCCGTCGGGCACGTGCTCTGAGGGAACTGAATGTCGACGCGATGCTGGCGCCACCGTTCGAAACTGCGGGCGCCGCGGATCGCGAAGCGGCCGCCCGGCCCTTCCGTGATCTTTTCGGGCATGCGGGACACCCCATCATCATCGACAACGGCAGCATGAATTGCGACGTTCCGGATACTGCCGTTTCGGCAAAACAGCTCCATGCCGTGATGGGCAGTGTGGCGGAAGTCGTCGGTGTCTGCCATCGTTCAACCGATTTCAAGGCCTTTGCGGACATGATGCTCGATCTGCCTGACGACAAGGTCATACTGGGTGGCTTCGATCCCTTCCTGTATTCCGGCCTGTCGCTCGGCGCCCATGGCGCGGTGACGGCTCTCGGGGCCGCCCTGCCACAGGTCGGCGTGGCATTGCACAGAGCCGTCCGTCGCGGCGATCATGAAACGGCCCGCGGCGTGCATGAATGTCTGCTGCGCCTGTGGAATTCTCTGCCGGTGGGCAGGCTTGCCGCCTGCATCGGCTACATGCAAAGCTGCCAGGGACTGCCGGCATCAGGATCGGACAACGCATCTGGCGCGCTGAGCGATCGACTGAAATCCGGGATTGACCGCGAGCTCGACCCGATGCTGGCGATGCTCGGCCACGTGAGGACTGCTGCCTGA
- a CDS encoding FAD-binding protein has translation MSTATASVIAGLQQQFGERCTTSQAVREQHGHGESYHPTRLPDAVIMPHSTDEVAAIVRLCNEHGVPIIAFGAGTSLEGHVTPLQGGISVDMREMNAIVEVHADDMDATVQAGVTRKQLNTHLRDTGLFFPVDPGADATLGGMAATRASGTNAVRYGTMRENVVSLKVVMADGSVVKTANRAKKSSAGYDLTRIFVGSEGTLGIITEVTVRLYGIPEAISSASCVFESVDAAVRTAVETIQCGIPVARVELLDTNAIRAANHFSKLSLPEKPTLFFEFHGSSRGVEEQSELVQALAQDNGSENWQSTTDPDERNRIWQARHDMHFAGLSMRPGAKVWGTDVCVPISKLPECIKAVNDDIVNAPFFTNMLGHVGDGNFHLGLLIDMDNPEELDLARHYNDRLVHHALRLGGTCTGEHGVGYGKTRFLRDEHGEEAVHAMRLLKHAYDPKNILNPGKVLPGN, from the coding sequence ATGAGTACAGCCACTGCATCCGTCATTGCCGGTCTGCAACAGCAGTTCGGCGAACGTTGCACAACGTCGCAAGCCGTACGCGAACAGCATGGTCACGGCGAAAGCTATCATCCGACCAGGCTGCCGGATGCCGTGATCATGCCACATTCGACCGACGAGGTCGCCGCGATCGTCCGCTTGTGCAACGAGCACGGCGTGCCGATCATCGCATTCGGCGCTGGCACATCGCTGGAAGGGCATGTCACTCCGCTGCAAGGCGGCATCAGCGTCGACATGCGCGAGATGAACGCTATCGTCGAGGTTCACGCCGACGACATGGATGCCACTGTCCAGGCGGGCGTCACCCGCAAGCAGTTGAACACCCATTTGCGCGACACCGGGCTGTTCTTCCCGGTCGATCCGGGTGCAGATGCCACGCTCGGCGGCATGGCTGCGACCCGCGCATCGGGTACCAATGCCGTACGTTATGGCACGATGCGCGAGAATGTCGTCAGCCTGAAAGTGGTGATGGCCGATGGTTCCGTCGTGAAAACGGCCAACCGGGCGAAAAAGTCCTCTGCCGGATACGATCTCACGCGGATCTTTGTCGGCTCGGAAGGAACGCTTGGCATCATCACCGAAGTCACCGTTCGCCTGTACGGCATTCCGGAAGCGATATCGTCGGCGTCTTGCGTGTTCGAGTCTGTCGACGCTGCGGTTCGGACAGCCGTCGAGACAATCCAGTGCGGCATTCCGGTGGCGCGCGTCGAACTTCTCGACACGAATGCCATCCGCGCCGCGAATCACTTCTCGAAACTGTCATTGCCCGAAAAGCCCACTCTCTTCTTCGAGTTTCACGGCAGTTCGCGCGGGGTCGAGGAACAATCGGAACTGGTACAGGCCCTCGCACAGGACAATGGGAGCGAGAACTGGCAGTCGACAACAGATCCCGATGAACGCAACCGCATCTGGCAGGCCCGCCACGACATGCACTTTGCCGGGCTGTCGATGCGTCCGGGCGCAAAGGTCTGGGGCACGGATGTCTGCGTTCCGATCTCGAAACTACCCGAGTGCATCAAGGCCGTGAACGATGACATCGTGAATGCCCCCTTCTTTACCAACATGCTGGGCCATGTCGGCGATGGGAACTTCCATCTGGGCCTGCTGATCGACATGGACAACCCCGAGGAACTCGATCTGGCACGCCATTACAATGACCGTCTTGTCCATCACGCCCTTCGACTGGGTGGCACATGCACGGGCGAGCATGGCGTGGGCTATGGCAAGACACGTTTTCTGAGGGATGAGCATGGCGAGGAAGCGGTGCATGCCATGCGCCTGCTCAAACATGCCTACGATCCCAAGAACATCCTCAATCCTGGAAAGGTGCTGCCCGGAAACTGA
- a CDS encoding tyrosine-type recombinase/integrase, whose product MKSLKTRDVETARLRRWGVLAQVNEWFSEVRTDGYHPLSPELPGCEPGASGPCAIATRKSELQPEPSWRVVGPTEPAREVISQSPATDPAQASKISELIELWLNEAGGTFTKQTSFQHRTAIELFMSSHDRQLQIDAVSRRVAGEFVSTVLLASGRKAATINRIISSLSSMWRWAVRRGLAADNPWTNQSVVPARQSRSEKKRPYQASELKKLLFSNPRPVVGGRYGGALRDLIRLGLLTGARINELCELHKADIDLADRSITIREGKTSNAERIIPVHPRLCGLLERRLCSGSDEFLFPELTPGGPDGKRSWYASKRYTAFRRATLGDDRTVDFHSYRRTFATYLEHASTIDPAVNASVIAELMGHSKQSLALNLYSGGLKVEHLRRAIALLDEVIEPDILRLLG is encoded by the coding sequence GTGAAGTCGCTCAAGACACGTGATGTCGAGACGGCGCGGCTACGGCGATGGGGCGTGTTGGCTCAGGTGAACGAGTGGTTTTCCGAAGTGCGAACTGATGGATACCATCCGCTCAGCCCTGAACTTCCCGGATGTGAGCCGGGTGCAAGCGGACCTTGCGCCATAGCGACCCGGAAATCGGAGTTGCAGCCAGAGCCCTCGTGGCGCGTTGTCGGTCCTACTGAACCGGCTCGGGAGGTGATTTCACAATCGCCTGCAACGGACCCGGCCCAAGCTTCGAAGATCTCGGAGCTGATCGAGCTTTGGTTGAACGAGGCTGGCGGAACTTTCACCAAGCAGACCAGTTTTCAACACCGAACCGCCATTGAGCTGTTTATGTCGTCACACGACAGGCAACTTCAGATTGATGCAGTGTCACGCCGGGTCGCGGGCGAATTCGTCTCAACGGTCTTGCTGGCATCGGGTCGGAAGGCAGCGACGATCAACCGTATCATTTCGTCCTTGTCATCCATGTGGCGCTGGGCCGTTCGCCGGGGGCTCGCCGCTGACAATCCCTGGACAAACCAGAGTGTTGTGCCCGCTCGGCAATCTCGCAGTGAAAAGAAGAGGCCCTATCAGGCCAGCGAGTTGAAAAAGCTGCTGTTTTCCAATCCCCGCCCTGTCGTCGGTGGTCGATATGGAGGTGCCCTGCGCGATCTGATCCGTTTGGGATTGCTGACCGGCGCACGCATCAACGAGCTGTGTGAACTGCACAAAGCGGATATCGACCTTGCTGACAGATCCATCACGATCAGGGAAGGCAAGACTAGCAATGCCGAACGGATCATACCTGTGCATCCGAGACTATGCGGCCTGCTGGAGCGACGACTTTGCTCGGGAAGTGATGAATTCCTATTTCCAGAATTGACCCCGGGCGGTCCAGACGGGAAACGGTCATGGTACGCCTCGAAACGCTACACGGCCTTTCGCCGAGCCACCCTTGGTGATGACCGCACCGTGGATTTCCACAGTTACCGGCGGACATTCGCCACCTATCTTGAACACGCTTCCACCATCGATCCAGCGGTCAATGCCAGCGTGATCGCCGAGTTGATGGGCCATTCAAAGCAAAGTTTGGCGCTCAACCTGTACTCGGGAGGTTTGAAAGTGGAACATCTTCGACGGGCCATCGCCTTGCTGGACGAGGTTATCGAGCCCGACATTCTCAGACTTCTGGGCTAA